A genome region from Methanofollis sp. UBA420 includes the following:
- a CDS encoding class I SAM-dependent methyltransferase: MKRDAAGFDRIATRIFSPLYPVIAERLLIWSGKREGLCVDLGTGPGLLAVALARASEMDVLAFDLSAGMLGFAGKHIRDADLEGRVFPLLGDVHALPFRDGTVDLFVSRGSIFFWEDRVRAFREVHRTLASGGVAYLGGSFGTRALQEEIFQKMREINPDWDRDVARRSGRAAPASLLPDLSRAGLHSARIKEDEAGFWVEIRKP, translated from the coding sequence ATGAAGAGGGACGCGGCCGGCTTCGACCGGATCGCAACCCGCATCTTTTCTCCTCTCTATCCGGTGATCGCGGAGAGACTCCTTATCTGGTCGGGAAAAAGAGAGGGGCTCTGTGTCGACCTCGGTACAGGCCCCGGCCTCCTTGCCGTCGCTCTTGCCCGTGCCTCAGAGATGGACGTCCTCGCCTTCGACCTTTCCGCCGGGATGCTCGGCTTTGCCGGGAAGCACATCAGGGATGCCGACCTTGAAGGTCGGGTCTTTCCTCTTCTTGGCGATGTCCACGCCCTTCCCTTCAGGGACGGCACCGTCGACCTCTTCGTCTCCCGGGGTTCCATCTTTTTCTGGGAAGATCGCGTCCGGGCCTTTCGGGAGGTGCACCGTACCCTTGCGTCGGGCGGCGTCGCCTATCTTGGCGGGAGTTTCGGGACACGGGCCCTGCAGGAGGAGATCTTCCAGAAAATGCGGGAGATAAACCCTGACTGGGACCGGGATGTTGCCCGGCGGAGCGGCCGTGCCGCCCCTGCCTCCCTTCTTCCCGACCTTTCCCGTGCCGGGCTTCATTCAGCCCGGATAAAAGAGGATGAGGCCGGGTTCTGGGTCGAGATCAGGAAACCCTGA
- a CDS encoding translation initiation factor IF-2 subunit beta, which translates to MADPYEELLKKAYANITEIGPSAERFHIPEAKVYMEGKTTVIENFGDIAGYIRREPDHLMKYLVGELGTAGKIEGGRAVFNGKFEESVISSAIKNYVEDYVICSECGRPDTRLVKDDRILILRCDACGGHRPVRKRKARTEEPGSRLEEGAIVDVRIESISRRGDGVARIGKYIMYVSNARPGQTVKVKITRISGSIIFTERA; encoded by the coding sequence ATGGCAGATCCCTATGAAGAGTTGCTGAAGAAAGCCTACGCCAATATCACCGAAATCGGCCCGAGTGCCGAGCGGTTTCATATTCCCGAGGCGAAGGTCTACATGGAGGGCAAGACCACCGTCATCGAGAACTTCGGGGACATCGCCGGATATATCAGGCGAGAGCCCGACCACCTGATGAAATATCTCGTCGGCGAGCTTGGTACAGCAGGAAAGATCGAGGGCGGCCGCGCGGTCTTCAACGGGAAATTCGAGGAGTCGGTGATCTCCTCGGCGATCAAGAACTATGTCGAAGACTATGTGATCTGTTCCGAGTGCGGGCGGCCTGACACGAGACTTGTCAAAGACGACCGCATCCTCATCCTGAGGTGCGACGCCTGCGGTGGCCACCGGCCGGTGAGGAAGCGCAAGGCACGGACAGAGGAGCCGGGCAGCCGTCTTGAGGAGGGCGCGATCGTGGACGTCAGGATCGAGTCTATCTCCCGGCGCGGCGACGGCGTGGCACGGATCGGGAAATACATCATGTATGTCTCGAACGCCCGCCCGGGTCAGACCGTCAAGGTCAAGATCACCAGAATATCGGGATCGATCATCTTCACCGAGCGGGCCTGA
- the purL gene encoding phosphoribosylformylglycinamidine synthase subunit PurL: MLSADDLAFITGKLGRGLTDVEAACFENLWSEHCSYRSTKGLLKTLPTEGKNVILGPGDDAAIVRFSDTCALAVGMESHNHPSYVDPYDGAATGVGGIVRDIISMGARPIALMDPLYFGALSEEKTRYLFEHIVAGIGDYGNCIGVPVVRGETVFDPSYQGNPLVNVVCVGVVPPDRFTTARVKAPGNRLVLFGSSTGRDGLGGASFASRDLSEGSEAEDRPSVQVGDPFTEKLLIEATCEMAETGKVLSCRDLGAAGLAGASSEMASSFGARLHADRVHLRETGMNPVEIMLAESQERMLVEVAPGDVALMGAIAEKYDLSWSEIGEVIAEPRYIVEFEGQVVCDLPVDLLVGGTPGCALPKAPKAAGTPYAAPAGDLKDLALAVLAHPDIASKAWISGQYDHDVQVRSVSLSHDAAVVRLEDAALALSCGCNPRQIALSPYAGAANAVYENAANLACVGAEPLCIVNCLNFASPLHPEVFWEMEQAVLGLGDMARTMDVPVVGGNVSLYNESDEYGTEIKPTPSIGMVGKGPVRRWMRPSAGDRIALVGETGPHFGGSILDAVTGCGGEAPAMADPALVPKVRDLVAADAITGATDLSKGGLFAALAKLCPDAEVKLAGDALTVLFSETYGRFLVTFRDESALAGLPYQVIGTVGGEGLRFSAGAKSFALSPEEIGFALSSITRQMQY, translated from the coding sequence ATGCTGTCTGCCGATGACCTTGCGTTTATCACCGGAAAACTGGGCAGGGGCCTCACCGATGTGGAGGCCGCCTGTTTCGAGAACCTCTGGAGCGAGCACTGCTCGTACCGCTCCACCAAGGGGCTGTTAAAGACCCTCCCGACAGAGGGAAAAAATGTCATCCTCGGGCCGGGTGACGACGCCGCCATCGTCCGCTTCTCCGACACCTGCGCCCTTGCCGTCGGGATGGAGAGCCACAACCACCCGAGTTATGTGGACCCGTACGACGGCGCCGCCACCGGCGTCGGCGGGATCGTGCGTGACATCATCTCCATGGGCGCACGGCCCATCGCCCTGATGGACCCCCTGTACTTCGGCGCCCTCTCCGAGGAGAAGACGCGGTACCTCTTCGAGCACATCGTCGCCGGCATCGGCGACTACGGGAACTGCATCGGCGTGCCCGTGGTGCGGGGCGAGACCGTCTTCGACCCGTCGTACCAGGGCAACCCCCTCGTGAACGTCGTCTGCGTCGGCGTCGTCCCGCCCGACCGGTTCACCACCGCCAGGGTGAAGGCGCCGGGCAACCGGCTTGTCCTCTTCGGCTCCTCGACCGGGCGCGACGGGCTTGGCGGAGCATCCTTCGCGTCCCGCGACCTCTCCGAGGGTTCGGAGGCCGAGGACCGGCCGAGCGTCCAGGTCGGCGACCCCTTCACCGAGAAACTCCTCATCGAAGCGACCTGCGAGATGGCGGAGACCGGGAAAGTCCTTTCCTGCCGCGACCTCGGCGCCGCCGGTCTTGCCGGGGCCTCGTCCGAGATGGCGAGTTCCTTTGGCGCCCGCCTCCATGCCGACCGCGTCCACCTGCGGGAGACCGGGATGAACCCGGTCGAGATCATGCTCGCCGAGTCGCAGGAGAGGATGCTCGTCGAGGTTGCCCCTGGCGACGTCGCCCTCATGGGCGCGATCGCCGAGAAGTACGACCTCTCCTGGAGCGAGATCGGCGAGGTGATCGCGGAGCCCCGGTACATCGTCGAGTTTGAAGGACAGGTCGTCTGCGACCTCCCGGTCGACCTCCTCGTCGGTGGGACGCCGGGCTGTGCCCTCCCGAAGGCGCCGAAGGCCGCGGGCACCCCGTACGCCGCCCCCGCAGGCGACCTGAAGGATCTCGCCCTTGCGGTGCTCGCCCACCCCGACATCGCCTCGAAGGCATGGATCTCCGGGCAGTACGACCACGACGTGCAGGTGCGCTCGGTCTCCCTCTCCCATGACGCTGCGGTGGTCCGTCTGGAAGACGCCGCCCTCGCCCTCTCCTGCGGCTGCAACCCCCGTCAGATCGCCCTCTCCCCGTACGCCGGTGCGGCAAATGCCGTCTATGAGAATGCGGCGAACCTTGCCTGCGTCGGCGCCGAACCCCTCTGTATCGTCAACTGCCTCAACTTCGCAAGCCCCCTCCACCCGGAGGTCTTCTGGGAGATGGAGCAGGCAGTGCTCGGCCTCGGCGACATGGCCCGTACAATGGATGTCCCGGTCGTCGGCGGGAACGTCTCCCTGTACAACGAGTCCGACGAGTACGGGACCGAGATCAAGCCGACCCCGTCCATCGGGATGGTCGGCAAGGGCCCGGTCCGCCGGTGGATGCGGCCCTCGGCAGGCGACAGGATCGCTCTTGTCGGGGAGACCGGCCCGCACTTTGGCGGCTCCATCCTCGACGCGGTGACCGGATGCGGTGGCGAGGCCCCGGCGATGGCAGACCCGGCCCTTGTCCCGAAGGTCCGCGACCTTGTGGCGGCCGACGCGATCACCGGCGCCACCGACCTCTCGAAGGGTGGCCTCTTTGCGGCCCTTGCGAAACTCTGCCCTGACGCAGAGGTGAAACTTGCAGGCGACGCCCTGACCGTCCTCTTCTCCGAGACCTACGGCCGCTTCCTCGTCACTTTCAGGGACGAGTCCGCCCTTGCCGGCCTCCCGTACCAGGTCATCGGCACCGTCGGCGGCGAAGGCCTGCGGTTCTCGGCCGGGGCAAAGAGTTTCGCCCTCAGCCCGGAGGAGATCGGGTTCGCCCTCTCCTCGATCACGCGCCAGATGCAGTACTGA
- a CDS encoding flavodoxin family protein — MKVCIVYYSATGNTKRVAEAAAAATGADLVEVKDLAAYSKVMMYLKGAPKARRGEKAEIEPAAIDVAAYDVVAVGTPVWAFRPAPAANAIVAALKNCEEKKAVAFATSGGAPGETLPILARQIEERGMTIAGTFHITDREITKGEGIDGLARLISTASGA; from the coding sequence ATGAAGGTCTGTATTGTCTACTATTCTGCCACCGGGAACACGAAGAGGGTCGCAGAGGCGGCCGCCGCGGCGACAGGCGCCGACCTCGTCGAGGTGAAGGACCTCGCGGCGTACTCGAAGGTGATGATGTACCTCAAAGGGGCGCCGAAGGCAAGAAGGGGAGAGAAGGCGGAGATCGAACCGGCCGCCATCGACGTCGCGGCCTATGACGTCGTCGCCGTCGGGACGCCGGTCTGGGCCTTCAGGCCGGCCCCGGCCGCAAACGCCATTGTCGCCGCACTCAAAAACTGCGAGGAGAAAAAGGCCGTTGCCTTTGCAACGAGCGGGGGCGCGCCTGGCGAGACCCTCCCGATCCTTGCCCGGCAGATCGAAGAGCGGGGGATGACTATTGCCGGGACTTTCCACATCACCGACAGGGAGATCACAAAAGGGGAGGGGATCGACGGCCTTGCCCGCCTGATCAGTACTGCATCTGGCGCGTGA
- the ilvC gene encoding ketol-acid reductoisomerase, which translates to MVEKYFDADADMGVLAGKKIAVIGYGSQGRGQALNLKDSGLDVVIGVRPGKSWEIAIKDGLEVFQVADAAREADVIQVLLPDEDQAAVYRSAVRQGLTAGKTLMFSHGFNIHYGQIVPPPDVNVVMVAPKGPGHMVRRMYEEGKGVPALIAVEQDATGDAKAIALAYAKGIGATRAAVFETTFREETETDLFGEQAVLCGGCTSLIKAGFETLVANGYAPEMAYLEVLHELKLIVDLIYEGGFSGMRDSISNTAKYGDLTRGPRVVGPETYEAMQEILDEIQDGRFAKEWILENMTGRPVFTALTRADEGHEIECVGKEIRALMPQFQKK; encoded by the coding sequence ATGGTCGAGAAATATTTTGATGCCGATGCCGATATGGGCGTGCTGGCAGGGAAAAAGATTGCCGTCATCGGGTACGGGTCGCAGGGGCGCGGGCAGGCCCTCAACCTGAAGGACTCGGGCCTCGATGTGGTCATCGGAGTCAGGCCGGGAAAAAGCTGGGAAATTGCGATCAAAGATGGCCTGGAGGTTTTCCAGGTCGCCGACGCAGCGCGGGAGGCAGACGTCATCCAGGTCCTCCTCCCTGACGAGGACCAGGCGGCAGTCTACCGGAGCGCAGTCAGACAGGGGCTCACCGCGGGCAAGACCCTGATGTTCTCCCATGGGTTCAACATCCACTACGGCCAGATCGTCCCGCCGCCAGACGTGAACGTCGTGATGGTCGCGCCGAAAGGGCCCGGTCACATGGTGAGGCGGATGTACGAGGAGGGGAAGGGCGTCCCGGCGCTCATCGCCGTCGAGCAGGACGCAACAGGCGATGCGAAGGCGATCGCCCTGGCGTACGCGAAGGGTATCGGGGCGACGCGGGCCGCGGTCTTTGAGACGACATTCAGGGAGGAGACGGAGACCGACCTTTTCGGCGAGCAGGCGGTGCTCTGCGGCGGGTGCACGTCCTTGATCAAGGCCGGGTTCGAGACCCTGGTCGCCAACGGATATGCCCCGGAGATGGCATACCTCGAGGTCCTCCATGAGCTGAAACTGATCGTCGACCTCATCTACGAGGGCGGGTTCTCGGGGATGCGGGACTCGATCTCGAACACCGCGAAGTACGGCGACCTGACGCGGGGGCCGCGGGTCGTCGGCCCGGAAACCTATGAGGCGATGCAGGAGATCCTGGACGAGATCCAGGACGGCCGCTTTGCAAAGGAGTGGATCCTGGAGAACATGACAGGCAGGCCCGTCTTCACCGCCCTCACCCGTGCCGACGAGGGGCACGAGATCGAGTGTGTGGGGAAGGAGATCAGGGCCCTGATGCCGCAGTTCCAGAAAAAATAA